The nucleotide sequence GTATACTCAATAGTATTAATCATCGAATTATTGTTTCTTTCAATCATGTAGCATCATGTAGCGTGGAATTTTTAGTACTTTGCTGCACATAAGTAGATGAACATTTTCTTTGGTCCACAATCAATATATTGAAAGTCTAATGACATGACCATCGAGCTAGACTAGTTTGCTTAGCCGAAGACTCTAAGTGGCTCAAAATTTGACCATAGGATGTTACTGTTACATTTTTACATGAGAGAAGAATTACATATTGTCGCTGGTTTAATTGATCAGTATAACCACTGTCCCTGTCCTTTATCTTTGTGTTGTCAAACTAATTTTCAcctaatttcaaaattttcttagtCAGCATTTCAATATTAAATATGACCTGATTGAGCTGAAGTTTGTTTCTGTTGAAAAGTGAACATTGCAAAGAGGAAAAGTAAGcaataaaatttcataatttcTTTGAATTCATTAAAACAGTTACTTTAGGCCTTGAGAACAAAAAGGTTTAATGACATCTCCATGAGAAGGCTACAAGCTCCAGCATCTTTTCTTGCATTCCTCTATATTTTTTCATCTTCAAGTTTTCAAACTGGTATACCATGTAACATTTTTGGGGGTGACTTAAAATTTTACTTAGATTCCATGTTCTTAAAGTGGATAATGGTTTTCAGTGCTGGAAAATGTAGTGTCTTGTGCATCTCGAGAATTGCATTCTTGATAGTTTGTACATCAATTTCAGGATGGCAGGCTACCTGAAGATTCAATTCATGATCTTGCCTATGACCTTATCAGAGCTTTGCAGTAATCTATCtatctctctcctctccccCCACTTTAAACTTGCTGctgcttcttttcctttttttctttgcaaGTCAATAGTAACCATCACttaaatcaggttcctacattCAAAAGGAATCATCTATTGTGATTTAAAACCATCAAACATCCTACTAGATGAGAATGGGCATGTAAAGGTAcctattcattattttttattgtaagGTAAATGGGCATTGTACTGCTATGTTTGTAAACCAAATACCTGTGCATTTTGTGCAATGCAGCTATGCGATTTTGGGTTAGCAAGGAAACTGAGTGATATTTCTAAGACTCCCTCTTCAATGGTAGGTGTTTTTGACAATAATTGTGTGTGCACATCAGTATGGTGTTGTAAACTTGCTCTGCATTCTAACTCATACTTTGTGCTCCTCATTAGCTGCCGCAAGCAAAACGTGGAACGCCTTGTTATATGGCTCCTGAACTTTTTGAGGATGGAGGCGTCCATTCTTATGCATCTGATTTGTGGGCCCTTGGTTGTGTTCTATATGAGTGCTACACGGGAAGGCCTCCTTTTGTGGGAAGAGAATTTACGCAGCTTGTGAAATCCATCATCTCTGATCCAACTCCTCCTCTCCCTGATGTTCCAAGCCGTCCTTTTGTCAATCTAATCAATTCTCTCCTGGTAAAAGATCCTACTGAAAGAATACAATGGCCCGAGTTATGTGGACATGCTTTCTTGCAGGCTAAAATCTCTCCCGTGCCTCTTCCTCCTCAGCCTGCTTTTGATAATATGATAGAGATGTATGCGAAGCCATGTCTGTCAGAGCATAATGGAGATAGATCCTCCCAAAACAGGACCCCTCCTAGACATCGTGAGAAAGATATGAAAGgcacacaaaaacatgatgatAATTCTGTGTTAGGAGCTAGGGGTCATGTAACACCAGCTAAGGGTACAGCAAGTGGCCAAAAAATTCGACACAAGGCTACTGGCAAAGTAGTTGAGAACAAGCCGGGAGATCTTTCCAGTGCAACTCGCCGTGTCAACGTATTAAGGTTGTCAAGAATAGCAAAATCAAACTTACAGAaggaaaatgagaaagaaaactatAGGAGGCCATTGGCTAATGGTCCTGAGAATGATACTGAAGTCAAAATCGAGAATACGGATATGGAGCTTGATTTTAGTGAAAACATGGAGGATGAAGCACATGATGAAAACGATGTGGCGGATAGCCCATCTAATACTCCTGAATGCAAATCATCAGGCCAATATCAGAATCAAGGAAAAGCGGATGAGTTGGATGATAACATAAATCAGTTAGATACCACACCTGTTAATATACCTGCATCAGATGAATCTAGAACAAATGAACGAGAATATTCCTCTGAGCATATGAATGTGGCTGCTAGTCCACCCGGTGTCAGTCCTCAAATCAAAGCTCAGATAACTAAGGAAAATTCAGGATCAGTTGTTGATTCTGAAACATCAAAATCATCTAACGACCTTTCTCAGGTTCTTTGGCATCCATCTGATATTTCGGTCAGACCTGTGATGCCCAGTAGAAAAGCTGATAAAATGTTGGAGGCAATGCCTTCTCTTCCGTTTGAAGCACTGCAAGCATCTGATTTTGTAAAGATGTCAAAAGACCAGCTGGAGTCACTCAACAACAAGATCATAGCCATCTTCAGTGGGAACAGTAGTGTTGGGGAGAAGCAGAATCTGATAAGATACCTTGACATGTTAAGTAGCAATGCAGATGCAGCCAATATCTTGACCAATGGGCCAATAATGCCATTGCTTGTTAAAATGCTTCGGCTATCCAAGACTTCGGCTTTACGTGTTCAACTTGCTTCATTGATTGGTCTGTTGATTCGGCATTCAACTTTTATTGAGGATAACTTGGCAAATTCTGGAATTTTAGGTTCACTAAGTGATGGCCTTAGAGACAAGCAAGAAAAAGTCAGGAGATTTTCAATGGCTGCTTTGGGTGAGTTGCTGTTTTACATATCTACTCAGAATGAGCATGCTAGAGAGAGTAACCCACTGGAATCTCCATCAAAGGATAGCAGGTCCACATATGGCTGGCAGGTTAGTTACTACCTAATTCTTGtagccttcttcttcttcttcttcttcttctttttttttttttttttttcctgtgctAGATAGTCTTAAGCTAAAGTCTTCCTGAATATTAGTTATTCTATGTGACTTTAGACCTTTTAGTATGCTATATTCAGTAGAATTATTTCTTCTTTATACACTCCATTGTTCGTTTAGAGAGAACTTTGACTGCTGGATACGATTGTCCTCATTATGGATTTACGTTTAGCTTTCTCTTCTGTGCCTTTTACTCAGAGTTCTTTACCAATAACATCAATTTGCACTTGGCAGGTTCCGAATTCATTGGTTTCATTGTCCTCATTATGCATTTACTTTTAGCTTTCTCTTCTGTGCCTTTTACTCAGATTTCTTTACTAATAACATAAATTTGCTCTTGACAGGTTCCGAATGCATTGGTTTCATTGGTATCATCAGTTTTGCGAAAAGGGGAGGATGACATAACTCAGCTCTATGCATTGAGGACGATAGAAAACATCTGCAGCCAAGGAGGGCAGTGGGCAACTCGTTTTACCAGCCAAGATGTAATTACTAACCTCTGTTACATATATAGAGCTCCAGGGAAACAAGAGAGCATGAGGCTCACTGCTGGATCATGTCTTGTTCGCCTTGTCCGTTTCAATCCTCACAGCACTCAACTAGTTGTAGATAAACTATCTTTCAAGGACATAGCTTCTTCCCTTGTCAAGGGCAGTCCTCGTGAGCAGCAAATTAGTTTGAACCTTTTAAACATGGCCTTACTTGGGAGCCATATGCTCTCAAATCTAGGACGATTTATGCTAACCCTGGTAGAAGATAAGAATTTGGTCCCAAATCTAGTGTCCCTTATAGAGCAGGGAAGTGAAGTTTTGAGGGGAAAGGCACTTGTCTTTGTGGCTCTCCTATGTAAGAACGGAAGGCGGTGGCTGCCACACTTTTTTTGCAATGCAAGGCTACTCTCCGCAGTGGACAGGCTGGTAAAAGAAAAGGACAGCTATGTGCAGCAGTGCCTCAACGCATTTGTGCATGGTGTGGCATCTACAGTGCCCACTTTGTTGGACACTATAACTGGGGATATCCAACAAATTATGGGAGGAAGGCGGCATGCGCAGGTATCTCCCCTCTCCAGTCGAGCTGCTCCAAAGACCAACATTCATGCATTTCCtattgttcttcatcttcttgggAGCTCATCCTTCAAGCACAGGTTGGTGGGTCATCAGGTCTTGCAGCAGTTGGCAAATTTGGTCAAAGTTGTGGAGACACCATTTCAGGTGTGTAGCTACAACTGGATACTCTGTGTGTAGTTGGCTATATACATCAACGTACTGTCAGTGAACCAAAACATAGAATGGTGCAAGGTTGCTTGCAACAGGCCCCCCCTCCCCCCCACCGGTGAGGGTGGGGGTCTGTGCGTTTGCTAAGTTGCTAGTGGTGAATGTGTCccctatattttttttcctaaaagcAATCAATAAGTGTTGTTTGGTTTTTATCGAGTTCACGCCTTTCCCTAATTGACTAGGAAGCCGACACTGCTGAATTTTGCCGAAAATAGTGTTGTTAGAGGTGAATGTGTTCCCCATATAgtgtaaattattttcttaaaagcaaTCGGTAATTAAGCATTGTTTGATTTTCTCTAATTGACTAGCAAGATGACACTGCTGAACttgtattattatatatatatatatatatatgtagagagagagagagagtgtgctGTCTGTGTAAAATGCTAATTATGTCTTATGTGGTCGGTATGCTTGTGACTGCTGTGGATCAGACAAAGTGGAATTAATTCTACCTCATGATGAGGAAATAGAATAAATGGAAAATTATTAGTGCTGGTGTTAGCAACATATTGATGCACGATATTTCCTTCTCATAAATTTTCAGGGTAGGGATGATTTCCAGATAACACTTCTTCGAGTCCTTGAGTCTATTTCTGAGGAGTCCCCTGCTATAATTGATTACTCGGAGACTTTTATACATGGAATTCTCCCCAGTTTGGCTGTTCTATACAAGGGCAACAAGGATGGTGATGCCAGATTTTTGTGcctcaaaattttatttgatgtgATGGTCATTTTTTTGAATGAACCTTTTGAAGATGAGCAGAGAGTAGAGGCTTTGAAGGTTATTGCCAATACTCATTTCCTTCCTCTGTACCCCACCTTCATTGAAGATGAAGACCCCATTCCTATGTATGCTCAGAAGCTGCTTGTGATGCTCATTGAGTTTGATTATATCAAAATTCGGGACATTCTGCATCTGAAGACGGTCCAACAATGCTTTGAATTTTTGCTTGGGGATCTGTCAAGTGCAAATGTAAACAACGTTAAGCTCTGTCTGGCTTTGGCGTCTGCTCCAGAAATGGAAACCAATATACTTTCTCAATTGAAAGTTGTTAGAAAGATAGGAAACCTGTTGGAGTTTGTATATGCAAAGGATATGGAAGATTTTCTTGAGCCGACTCTATGCCTGTGTAGAGCTTTCCTTCTACGTTCACTGGGCAGTAGAAAAGGATTCATCTATAGTAAAGAACCAATGCTCTTAGGTGATGGTTCTTCTGTGGCAAGTGGTGCATTTAATCAGCAGCAATGCATAAGAGATATTATggactttggcggcaatgttggTGTCCTGCTGGAGTTGAGTGCATCTCGTGAAGTAGATGTCGCAGATATAGCTTCTGAATGTGTTGTATTGTTGCTTAAGGCAGCTCCAAGGGAAGCTGTAACTGGTTTCCTAACTAATCTTCAGAAAGTTAATGCCATTCTCGAGTCCTGGTGCAGGGGCATCCCTCACTTACTTTTGCAGCGGATGCTGCATGCTCTTGGTTATTCATGTCGGCAGTATTTGTCACATGCTATGATACTGTCGATATCTAAGTCGGAGATTTCAAGGATTGAGGCCATTCTTTCCGAGTTGAAAACTTCTGATATACCTTTAGCCAGTGATGCATCGATTGTGTCCTTGGAGTTACAGCGGCTGCCACGTTGCATATGAAGTTGCTGaggtagtattttttttattattattgatttaaCTTGTCTAGAAAACATAATATATAaacttattgatttttttattcatcGACAGGTAGTTTGGAATTCATTGGCTTACCAAAAGGGCATGAAAGCCCTATATTGAGCATTTAGAGAAGACATCAATGTCCTGTTTATGAGGTGAGTTCAGTGTTTAAGGTATACTATCATACTTGGTCTGTCCTGTATTTTCCATGTATGTTTTTGTATAATTGACTTGTAAATGACTAaaatgagtattttttttttcctttaatgaTTCAATTAAAGGAAGTATGTCAGATCCTGTGTGTTGTTGGTTACTAAAACAATCCTCACAAGAAAAGTTGCAGTTCAAATATGACAGAAGTGTTCTAAATTTCTTTTATGGTTTATGAACTTGATCTCACTGCTCTCCACTGATTTCGATAGTAATCTACAAAATAATTTTTGCTTTATCAAAGTTCAGGACAATTTACCCTCTTGTCTACTTAGGATTTACTGTTTTGGTTTGCACACACACTACAAATGTGAGAGGAAGGTTTATTCCATGACTTTGGCATCTCCCCCACCTAGAAATCTATCCTTGGCCTTACCTCCTCCACTCTATATATATGCAGATATATGTATTCAGTGGAAGCATTTGAAAAACATTTACTAGAATAATTAAAAGAGTACACATTACAGGAGGAATAGCTCTTAAACTTTACCTTTACCCCATTGTCGAATCTAATGGATgacctatgtttttttttttcctgattttctCATCCTTGCAGTAGTATGATGTTACAGAATAGACATTATTTTTGACCCTAAAACACTTCTTAATTATCAGCCTTTTGGCACCCTGTAGATGTTATGTTATACTTTTTGAGAGattgattatcaaaaaaatttactacCAAGAGATGAAAGATCAGAAATTATTGAACAATCACTAGATTACTTTTTGGAGTCGAACGCTAGATGTTCAAAATCTAGGCATGTGACTAGATTATTTTTCTCCTAACAAGGGTGTTCGAGACTTTACTTCGACTATTCCCATATACACCCGCAGTTCTCATGTTCCAAATGTACTAGGTAATTACCATGGACCCAAAAAAATTAGTTCATGAGTTGAGTTTCGAACCCACGATCTCCTGTTTTTTGCCATGGTATGAGTGTCACTTATGATGTGTTCATGTATATGTTTGGCTACATTAGATCAAATGATTAAGCAGAGGGTTGTTAAGACATTGACTGATGGATCCCGTGACTTGCGATTGGCATCTCACTTTTGCTTTAAAGTGGTGTTGCTTAATTAGCTCTTGATTGAACCCCCTCATCTGGATGAATTCAATTCTTGCCTGTCTTAAACTAGGTGGGTAAAAGAAGCTTTGTCTTTCTGTATTCGAGTGAAATGGGGGGCAGGGTAATGAAATCATATTCAGACTTTAAGGAATCCTGTTacaacaaacacatgaaaacaaaaatgaaacaaaattttctACCCATTCTTTGTCTGTTTCCCATAACATGCCAGCCTGTGATTTCTCATCACTGTCTAGTTGTCACATGCCATGTGGCACGTGACCCCACCTAGAGCCTTAGTCTTTGTTCTTATAAAAGCTTCTATCATAACTACTTCCACCAAAAGCCACTAGACCCTTACTCTCTTCTTTACTTTCCTAACATAATAATAGTCTCCACACCAATACATATTATACTCAGAACTCACCAATAAGTGTGACATTGATTCTTCCATCATTGAAATGGCCTCTTTTTGGTCACTCTTGCTATTCATCATTTCTTTCATGGCCGCCTCCATTTCAGCTTCATCAGCAACTCTAAATTCTCCTCCAGTGTCTCCATTTCAGGAACTGACCCCAGACATTGCTCCACTATTGCCTACTCCTGGTGGAGTGGTGCCACCAACTGCTTCTTCCATTCCCACCATCTCCTCCGACCCAAGCCCGCCTAATCCTGATGAGTTGGGTGCACCAGGACCTGAGTCTGCATTTTCGCATTCTGGGTCACTCCTTGCTTCTCCTGCAGCAGTTCGAATTATAGTCGGCTCAATGAAGTtagctctcttcttcttcatggtTCTTACGTTGCCACTATTCTCATTATTCTGATCTGTACTTTTTATTCATCTACCCATAATTGTTCAAAGTTTATGATGTGCAGTTAGTGTCTTCTGATATGTTGGTTACATTCGTGGACTGATATAGCTTGATTGTTATGAGATAGATATGATTATGAAATGCCTTGTATGAGTAGCACCAATTTGCATCAAATGTACTGGGAGTTGAAGATTTTGATGCCTTCAAGTTCTTGTAGTCTGTAATCTTTAAGTGACAAAGTACAGGGGATATGGTGTTCTTCCCTCTGAATTGCAGGTGACATGGTTTTGGCTCACTCCTTTATGGGGGGGAATTATTTCTAGTGTACATTCATGTGATGGCAGGGGCATCCTAGGTGGGGTGACATGGCCGTCACTCGGGACCCCAATTCTCTAAGAccctatatattttttaaaaatactagTGTTATAGTAGCCTAAACCCATTTCCGTAACATAAGacagtcaattttttttttaaaagatcttTTTTTTAGAATTCGTTCAAACCCTCCGAAAACTCAGGTATGCCACCATATAAGCATGATATAGGTTATCATTAGTGGAGTAGATCTGATTAACTGGTGCATAATTTAATAGTGGAGTATAGGTAAagtgtttttgtctttttttcagGGTCATGTTACTTCTGAGATATATAGGGTGTCACAGACTCAGTTTTACAATATACAAATAGGCCACCGACTTTGAATTATGATTCTCACTTGGGATTCTTGAAAGGCCACTGACTTTTAACTGaatgttttcttgttttagatattttttaatataattttcaaaaGGATTAGAGTATCAGACACTGACATACTTTATTATTTTTACTCTAAAACCTTGTGTGGGCCGATGCTTGGTACATTTTGTTTTTTGCATCGATATCGTAGGGCCAGAATCAGTAATGGGCCAAAAATCAGCCCAAACGGCTCATGGTCCAGACAAAAACCACCAACCCAAACGGCCCACGGCCTAGGCAAACACAAAGCTTAACAGACCCACTGCCCTTATCACTCAAAACCTTTTTAGATGAGTTCAGACTTCAGGGTGAAATTAACTATAAATATAACCAAATACCCAAAGACTCAAGCAGGTTATAAAGAGGGAAAAACCAATCATTTGTGCAACccaacaatccaaatcaaatcaTTCCTATAATGTAAAGTGGATCCCTATCAATTTTTCTCAACTATTCAAGTTGTAGAATAAGGCTTGTGAATAGAGATTATTGCACAGCTAACAAACAATAGTAGAAAGAACATTAAAGACATCAGACATTTATCAGActcaaaattaaataatttcacATGGAACATTTGTCAAAAGGAGCATTACAAGTTTTTCAAGACAAATCAACATACAAAAACTGAAGAAACCCCGTGAGTCCAGAATGACTATGCTGCTAGCAGGCAAATAAGCACCAAACAAACTTAAAATATGAAAGTATCCAACTACTTGACAAGTTCATTAAGAGCTATCTCACTTGACTCCCTCTTCAAACTAGTTCATGCCTTCTTGATCAGGTCCTCAATCAAATCTGCTGCCTCCTGCACATTGGTGATTTGCTGCGCGCTATCTTCTTCCACAGTGATATTAAATGCCTCCTCAAGTGCCATCACAATCTCAACCTACAAGAATCGAGAAGATATGTATGCATCAAACGGAGTAACTATTTTCTTCCAGAGTGATTTCATAAATGAAAATGAGTCATGCAATCATTTCAGGATGTTGTTAGTAAAGGGAGAGACAAAATCTTCACAAAAGAAAGAGCAGATGTCACGCAGAGATTAAATAAAAAGGCCAAATTTTATTAGCACTAATCTCTATATATTGCTTTTCGTTAGCAAAGATGAGCTCTTATTGAAATTTACAACAAATAAAACTCATGATTATGTTGAAGAAATGTGAGGTCTACAAATCTAATAATTCAAAACATGATGATTCCCTTCTCATTTACATATAATGACTCAACAAGCGCAAGCTAGACTTAATTATTATTGAAAAAAGCTGCAATAACAAACTAAGAATAGGCAAAATGTAAGAAATCAGAAATGTTAATTTACTGTACCGTATCAAGAGAATCAGCCCCAAGAGCAGCAAACTTCGACTCTCCAGTGAGTTGAACATCCTCCGCGATAGCCAACTGTTTCCTCACTATTTCAGTCACCTTGTGCACTGTCTCTGGTTTGGCCTGTTCAAAATAGCTTTGTGTTATTGGTCAGTTACATCATCACATATTCACATATGTGCTGAAACTGGTTGTGCAAGAATGAACATAGCAAGTCACTGTACGAGACTGCATCTCTTTTTCGAAGGATGGAATACTTAAACTAAGGACTCAAAAAACCTCGGGTCTTAGGCCTTAGGTCACCACATTTTTAACATGTTACAATTGCATATTTAGAAAAGACCTTTGTTCATAACGCCTACCATGTTCTTGGTAGCTCATTGTCATTTCACAAACAAAAGTGGTCAGCATCAAATTAAAAGAACACTAGAATGCAGTGAACAAGTTATCTCTGATATGGATGCACCAGTAAAATTTAACATTGAACCAAAATTTATAGGTAGCAACAATAAAAGACATACTGCACAGGACACTTTGAAGCGATATGATCCAGGCTTCATTGTAAGAGATGGAAAGCTTCTTCCACCAAAAGCAAGTGAAACTGAATTCACACTAGAGATCCTGTTGCCATGTGCCTGCCCAAACAcggagatagagagagagtaaGATCCATGAAGCAAAATATTAATTGATAGATATAAAAGGCCTTCCCTTCAGGCAATCTAATATTTCTCCTCTAATCAACATGGCATAATCAAATACGCATCTCTTGTGACTTGACTTTTATGCTGAGATTTCTGGTACAATGTCTTACCAAACTATTGATTTAAGTAGTGTTAAAGTGATCCGTTATTGAATTTTCCGACTTTTCCGACGCTATGACTTAATgattatcaaaaaatataattcaaaCTTTACTTTCTTtagaattaataataataagctaggtttcaaaatttcaatgttATAcacttgaaaaaataaaatttcagaagATCAACGAGGAGGGCCTGAAATTATTTTATCTCAGTTCTGTTAGACAAACTCCGCACAGATAATCCACACTTGGAACACTCAATCACCCACTCAAATTAGTTGGAGCTGTTTAAAACCAAATGCCATGGACCTAGATTCTCATGAAAACAGCTCCTACAAGAAGTTAATCAAAACAACCACGCACCTAAACACAATCTTTTTGAATGCATACACCTAAACACAATCAAAATTGGCATTAAATTGCATAACAAAGTAACCCAACCCATTTAATCATACACAATATGAATAAAACATAGCCAATTCCTTGTACAAGTGATTAAGCATTTCCCGCATCACCCATTATACAGTGAAAAACGATACCAGCTTCATTTCAAGGGTTTCGTTCGTTCTAATAAACATCTGAAAGTAAAATATATGTAGAAAATAATCACAACATAAGAAACAAAAGTCCCCAAATCAAACGAGAATGAATCACGCAGAAATCAACTACTAATCCAACTTGAGATCTGAACCATTCAACAAAGCCCCCAAAGCAAAATCGAGATTCTACCCACAAATCACATCACAGTGAATCAAAGAAGAGAGATAGACGAATCCagaagaaagattgattatacCTGGGTAGGCTTCAAGGAGAGAGAAGACATGGCAACTGAAGCTCCTGTGACTGACGCCATTGGTGGTTCCGACAACAACAGGGAGAGATCTGCGATttggaaaaggaagagaaagagaagagaagtgtGAGAGAGAATTAGGGAGGAGAAGACGGAGAGCACGAAGACTGTGTCGCGAATGGAGGCGCTAGTTTTCGAGGCTGCAACGTTTTTATAGATGcgttttgttttcttccttgGTGGTGTTTGTTGAGATTTGTTTACGCTTCGGGAGTATCGGAATTCGGCCTGTTTGGATCCGGTGCTTTCTACATCCCGGCTAGTGATCCGCAAATCCTCTGTCTGGCAGCTAGTTTTCTacatttttcacttttttcccACACTTGTACTTTTTCAGAAAGAtattaaaagaaataattaggaaaaaaaacatattgatgattatttaataaaaaaatgctTAAACCCTCAATCCTAAAATTGGggtacataaaaaataaaaaaaaataaactcaatTTTCTAAAATTGTTAGCATTTTTTGGCATGATGAAGATAGGAATCCTTAACAAACTAATAACCTAAAATTATATGAGTTCGTTTGGTAAAGAGTATGGTTGGTAGAGTATACTCTATTGATTTTATACTAGAATATATGCTTTAAAATATGCTATGCATGTGTTTAGCAAAACTAATTTAGACATAAAGGATAAGATGTCAATATACCAATAAgggtattatattattattaatcagttatatttatatagatattacacataatattataatttaatcTTATATGAAAAAGGTAtatgacaaaaaatatatataatacataattCTATACAGGATAATACAtcattctataaaaaaaaagaagaagctactTTAATACATTTTCTACTGTCACTCATTTTCCTAGTAGATACTGAAAATTCCTTCTCACAGGCACTTCTTTCATACACTTTGGCATGGCTTAATAATTTTGTATTTATTCACATAACATGTAGCTTTATTTCTCCTTAAAAAGAAATGAAGTAATGCCGCTCCAGTTAATAGGAAAAAGAGGAAAACAGGGGAATCAAACACCTTTGTATTAAATtacaaacaaataagaacaaatACAGAATTCTGTATGTATAAAGAC is from Tripterygium wilfordii isolate XIE 37 chromosome 14, ASM1340144v1, whole genome shotgun sequence and encodes:
- the LOC120015352 gene encoding serine/threonine-protein kinase RUNKEL-like, which produces MNQYHVYEAIGRGKYSNVYKGRKKKSIEYFAIKSVDKSHKNKILHEVRILHSLDHPNVLKFYSWYETSAHLWLVLEYCVGGDLMSLLRQDGRLPEDSIHDLAYDLIRALQFLHSKGIIYCDLKPSNILLDENGHVKLCDFGLARKLSDISKTPSSMLPQAKRGTPCYMAPELFEDGGVHSYASDLWALGCVLYECYTGRPPFVGREFTQLVKSIISDPTPPLPDVPSRPFVNLINSLLVKDPTERIQWPELCGHAFLQAKISPVPLPPQPAFDNMIEMYAKPCLSEHNGDRSSQNRTPPRHREKDMKGTQKHDDNSVLGARGHVTPAKGTASGQKIRHKATGKVVENKPGDLSSATRRVNVLRLSRIAKSNLQKENEKENYRRPLANGPENDTEVKIENTDMELDFSENMEDEAHDENDVADSPSNTPECKSSGQYQNQGKADELDDNINQLDTTPVNIPASDESRTNEREYSSEHMNVAASPPGVSPQIKAQITKENSGSVVDSETSKSSNDLSQVLWHPSDISVRPVMPSRKADKMLEAMPSLPFEALQASDFVKMSKDQLESLNNKIIAIFSGNSSVGEKQNLIRYLDMLSSNADAANILTNGPIMPLLVKMLRLSKTSALRVQLASLIGLLIRHSTFIEDNLANSGILGSLSDGLRDKQEKVRRFSMAALGELLFYISTQNEHARESNPLESPSKDSRSTYGWQVPNALVSLVSSVLRKGEDDITQLYALRTIENICSQGGQWATRFTSQDVITNLCYIYRAPGKQESMRLTAGSCLVRLVRFNPHSTQLVVDKLSFKDIASSLVKGSPREQQISLNLLNMALLGSHMLSNLGRFMLTLVEDKNLVPNLVSLIEQGSEVLRGKALVFVALLCKNGRRWLPHFFCNARLLSAVDRLVKEKDSYVQQCLNAFVHGVASTVPTLLDTITGDIQQIMGGRRHAQVSPLSSRAAPKTNIHAFPIVLHLLGSSSFKHRLVGHQVLQQLANLVKVVETPFQGRDDFQITLLRVLESISEESPAIIDYSETFIHGILPSLAVLYKGNKDGDARFLCLKILFDVMVIFLNEPFEDEQRVEALKVIANTHFLPLYPTFIEDEDPIPMYAQKLLVMLIEFDYIKIRDILHLKTVQQCFEFLLGDLSSANVNNVKLCLALASAPEMETNILSQLKVVRKIGNLLEFVYAKDMEDFLEPTLCLCRAFLLRSLGSRKGFIYSKEPMLLGDGSSVASGAFNQQQCIRDIMDFGGNVGVLLELSASREVDVADIASECVVLLLKAAPREAVTGFLTNLQKVNAILESWCRGIPHLLLQRMLHALGYSCRQYLSHAMILSISKSEISRIEAILSELKTSDIPLASDASIVSLELQRLPRCI
- the LOC120015562 gene encoding classical arabinogalactan protein 25-like, which gives rise to MASFWSLLLFIISFMAASISASSATLNSPPVSPFQELTPDIAPLLPTPGGVVPPTASSIPTISSDPSPPNPDELGAPGPESAFSHSGSLLASPAAVRIIVGSMKLALFFFMVLTLPLFSLF
- the LOC120014623 gene encoding acyl carrier protein 1, chloroplastic-like — translated: MASVTGASVAMSSLSLKPTQAHGNRISSVNSVSLAFGGRSFPSLTMKPGSYRFKVSCAAKPETVHKVTEIVRKQLAIAEDVQLTGESKFAALGADSLDTVEIVMALEEAFNITVEEDSAQQITNVQEAADLIEDLIKKA